From the genome of Triticum aestivum cultivar Chinese Spring chromosome 3B, IWGSC CS RefSeq v2.1, whole genome shotgun sequence, one region includes:
- the LOC123066686 gene encoding ras-related protein Rab-2-A, giving the protein MSLYNFTYVLIGDSGVGKTCLLVQFLHKEFHPVLELNLDTERGDRMITIDNKPVKLLIWDTPGRDAFRSLTTPLYYMAVGALLVYDITRRETSNHLVNWLQDARQYSHPGMTIMLIGNKCDLSHSRAVSYEEGKRFAEDHGLLFMEASAKTAQNVVEGFLQTAGAIYQKT; this is encoded by the exons ATGTCGCTCTACAACTTCACGTACGTCCTCATCGGCGACTCAG GTGTCGGCAAGACATGCCTGCTGGTGCAGTTCCTCCACAAGGAGTTCCACCCCGTCCTTGAGCTCAACCTCGACACCGAGCGCGGAGACAGGATGATCACCATCGACAACAAGCCCGTCAAGCTTCTGATTTGGGACACG CCAGGCAGAGACGCATTCAGATCGCTGACTACACCACTCTACTACATGGCTGTCGGTGCTCTTTTGGTTTATGACATCACCAG GAGGGAGACTTCTAACCATCTCGTGAACTGGCTGCAAGATGCAAGGCAATATTCGCACCCTGGCATGACAATAATGCTGATTGGGAACAAATGTGATCTATCTCACAGCCGTGCCGTGAGCTATGAGGAGGGCAAGCGGTTTGCAGAGGACCATGGTCTGCTATTCATGGAGGCATCTGCCAAAACTGCACAGAATGTTGTGGAG GGTTTCCTTCAGACTGCTGGAGCAATATACCAGAAAACTTAG